CAAGCTCGATCTGCTCAAGGAAGTCGAGGGCATCTCCCAGCTCGCAAATTTTTGTTACGTCCGCCAGCCGGAGGCCCGCGGGTTGGGCCATGCCGTGCTCTGCGCGCAACATCTGATCGGCGACGAGCCGTTCGCGGTGATACTGGGCGACGAGATCATCGACGCGCCGGTCCCCGGATTGGCGCAGCTGATCGAGGTCTATCACAGCAAGAAGGGCGGGGTCGTCGGCGTCCAGGAAGTCCCGGACAGCGAGGTCAACCGGTATGGGATCATCAAGCCTAAGGCGCTCAAGCCCGGCCTGTTCCGGGTGGAGTCGATCGTGGAAAAGCCGGCCCGCGTGGATGCGCCCTCGAACTATGCGGTGATCGGGCGCTACGTGCTCCCGCCGTCCATCTTTCCCATCTTGCGGGACACCAAGCCGGGCAAGAACGGCGAGATCCAGTTGACGGACGCACTCCGGACCCTCGCCGTCCAC
The DNA window shown above is from Nitrospira tepida and carries:
- the galU gene encoding UTP--glucose-1-phosphate uridylyltransferase GalU, with translation MKVRKAVFPAAGLGTRFLPATKASPKEMLSLVDKPLIQYAVEEAVASGIEDIIIITGRGKRAIEDHFDRSFELEENLRSNGKLDLLKEVEGISQLANFCYVRQPEARGLGHAVLCAQHLIGDEPFAVILGDEIIDAPVPGLAQLIEVYHSKKGGVVGVQEVPDSEVNRYGIIKPKALKPGLFRVESIVEKPARVDAPSNYAVIGRYVLPPSIFPILRDTKPGKNGEIQLTDALRTLAVHSPMYAVEVKGSRHDAGDKLGFLVATVEFALRNPRLGPAFSEYLKELKPRLGKTPHH